Proteins from a genomic interval of Stomatohabitans albus:
- a CDS encoding DUF5129 domain-containing protein, protein MNTGSSRQSAIIRLLCAMVMVGIVVGFSSPVLAQTTTDVQVSIIDPSDILTNEDESLLVTNTKQIGLPPEVKRVVYITFDKNTDNLNIDVKNYAFDQDNSLLSSENKNKFESGLLMAAVGFDPQRVGLYCGDAVCQALNIFEGRHLDASIDAMKPGLRRGNYAIGLLDGIEASTDLSLGTSPTRTEDSGPTFSPEWFFQGITLFIGSIWAIILITFVASRRSAAKRAYIHLRDTLGDIATELDEVDIRANSLSSPLANEKLRSEWKEVLDNFLAIRKTTKLVESWGLDEPSFWTLIRHSSKLAKADKRVTELQTAISNINELFEMEQGDANIRQKKLIELQWDISEAVAASSDELSRSDLNEMKNKVLELESAVKDPDFMTMYARVIGEYQSVLSGIAQREYGEKAMSQDDAPSIYDHDWRVGMGYNNWVPYVVMHTHYTSNAYNSGSSGHSSSWGSSNTSFGSGFGGSGSFSGGGGSSSW, encoded by the coding sequence ATGAACACAGGGTCGTCACGTCAATCAGCCATTATTCGTTTGCTATGTGCAATGGTGATGGTCGGTATCGTTGTTGGGTTTAGTTCACCCGTACTAGCTCAAACAACGACTGATGTTCAAGTCTCCATTATTGATCCAAGTGATATATTGACGAATGAAGACGAATCCTTACTCGTCACGAATACAAAACAAATAGGGTTACCTCCCGAGGTGAAGCGTGTTGTTTATATTACATTTGATAAGAATACTGATAATCTAAATATCGATGTAAAGAACTACGCATTTGATCAAGATAATTCACTCTTAAGTAGTGAAAATAAAAATAAGTTTGAGAGTGGATTATTGATGGCTGCCGTGGGTTTTGACCCTCAGCGAGTTGGGCTGTATTGCGGTGATGCGGTGTGCCAAGCATTAAACATTTTTGAAGGTCGTCATCTTGACGCTTCAATTGATGCAATGAAGCCTGGACTGAGGAGAGGCAATTACGCCATTGGGTTACTGGACGGTATAGAGGCTAGTACTGACCTTTCCTTGGGCACATCACCAACCCGCACTGAAGACAGTGGCCCAACATTCAGTCCAGAGTGGTTTTTCCAAGGTATCACTTTGTTTATCGGGAGTATATGGGCGATTATACTGATAACGTTCGTGGCGTCACGTCGCAGTGCGGCAAAACGAGCCTATATCCATCTACGAGATACATTGGGCGATATTGCTACTGAATTGGATGAAGTGGATATTCGAGCTAATAGTCTGTCATCACCCCTTGCGAATGAAAAACTTCGTAGTGAATGGAAAGAGGTTCTTGATAACTTTTTGGCTATTCGAAAAACAACAAAGCTAGTTGAGTCTTGGGGACTTGATGAGCCGTCGTTTTGGACACTTATACGACACAGTTCCAAACTGGCTAAGGCTGATAAACGTGTAACTGAGCTTCAAACAGCTATTTCAAATATTAATGAACTATTTGAAATGGAACAAGGTGATGCCAATATACGGCAGAAAAAGTTAATTGAATTGCAGTGGGACATAAGTGAGGCGGTTGCAGCCTCTTCAGATGAACTCTCGCGTTCGGACCTTAATGAAATGAAAAACAAGGTACTTGAGCTTGAATCAGCCGTTAAAGACCCTGACTTTATGACGATGTATGCCCGCGTGATTGGTGAATACCAAAGTGTGCTATCGGGGATCGCACAACGGGAATACGGCGAAAAAGCGATGAGCCAAGATGATGCACCATCAATCTATGACCACGATTGGCGTGTGGGCATGGGGTACAACAACTGGGTACCGTATGTCGTCATGCATACGCATTACACAAGCAACGCCTATAACTCAGGCAGCAGCGGGCACTCAAGTTCATGGGGTTCGTCAAATACCAGTTTTGGAAGTGGATTTGGGGGTAGCGGTTCCTTCAGCGGTGGAGGCGGTTCATCGAGCTGGTAG